The Nostoc sp. 'Lobaria pulmonaria (5183) cyanobiont' genome window below encodes:
- a CDS encoding glutathione peroxidase: MLPNHQGKKVPNVTFHTRNNNEWVDVTTDKLFANKTVVVFSLPGAYTPTCSSTHLPGYNELAPVFKENSVDDIICISVNDAFVMNEWAKDQEAENITLIPDGNGEFTEGMGLLVDKSDLGFGKRSWRYSMLVKDGVINQMFIEPEEPGDPFKVSDAETMLRYINPKAVKPEVVSLFAKVGCPFCARAKAMLKEHGINYEEITLGKDITTRSLKAVTGATTVPQVFIDGKLIGGSEALEAYFAAK; this comes from the coding sequence ATGTTACCCAATCATCAAGGAAAAAAAGTACCCAATGTCACTTTTCATACTCGCAATAACAACGAGTGGGTGGATGTGACAACCGATAAGCTATTTGCTAATAAGACAGTAGTTGTCTTCTCTTTACCGGGTGCTTATACTCCGACTTGTTCATCCACTCATCTCCCTGGTTATAACGAATTAGCTCCGGTTTTCAAAGAAAATAGTGTCGATGACATTATCTGTATTTCTGTTAATGATGCCTTTGTGATGAACGAATGGGCGAAGGATCAAGAGGCAGAAAATATCACACTAATTCCTGATGGAAATGGCGAATTTACTGAAGGTATGGGTCTGTTGGTAGATAAATCAGACTTGGGGTTTGGGAAGCGATCGTGGCGCTATTCTATGCTAGTGAAAGATGGTGTAATTAACCAGATGTTTATTGAACCAGAGGAGCCAGGAGATCCCTTTAAGGTGTCTGATGCTGAGACAATGCTCAGATACATCAACCCCAAAGCAGTGAAGCCCGAAGTAGTTTCCCTGTTTGCGAAAGTGGGTTGTCCTTTCTGTGCCCGTGCTAAGGCTATGCTCAAGGAACATGGCATCAACTACGAAGAAATTACCTTGGGCAAGGATATCACCACACGGTCGTTAAAAGCAGTTACAGGTGCGACAACAGTTCCCCAAGTATTTATCGATGGTAAATTAATTGGTGGATCTGAGGCACTAGAAGCTTACTTCGCTGCTAAATAG
- a CDS encoding phosphatase PAP2 family protein translates to MEKAKQINKENQSPFDFLENLLIARWRSLLLLLIGVYLPLQVFEILTVKIWENQAGFPWDVPILLAVHSTTNPQLDVLAVTLATIGLPWTAIPILGAIALMLLLQKRWRSLAYLLTASLGSVIINRTAKELMHRVRPQLWQSIAPESSFAFPSAHAMTSVTLVAILLFLTWASSWRWLVLIFGSLYIIAIAWCRLYLGVHFPSDILAGWMVSLGWTIGVSLIINPYTTIAKSVDGERPKDETTLLPEEIKLINED, encoded by the coding sequence ATGGAAAAAGCGAAACAAATCAATAAAGAGAATCAGTCACCGTTTGATTTTCTCGAAAACCTGTTGATTGCTCGTTGGCGATCGCTCTTACTCCTTTTGATCGGAGTCTATTTACCTTTGCAGGTTTTTGAAATCTTAACAGTGAAGATATGGGAGAATCAAGCGGGCTTTCCGTGGGATGTACCGATTCTGTTAGCAGTTCATTCTACAACAAACCCACAGTTAGATGTTTTAGCTGTCACCCTAGCTACAATTGGGCTGCCTTGGACGGCGATACCGATTTTGGGTGCGATCGCCCTGATGTTACTACTTCAAAAACGCTGGCGATCGCTAGCTTATTTACTCACCGCCTCACTGGGAAGTGTCATCATCAACCGCACAGCCAAGGAATTAATGCATCGAGTGCGTCCACAATTGTGGCAGTCTATTGCACCTGAGTCTAGTTTTGCATTTCCCAGCGCTCATGCGATGACGAGTGTAACTCTGGTAGCAATTTTGTTATTCTTAACTTGGGCTAGCTCTTGGCGCTGGTTAGTTCTCATCTTTGGCAGCTTATACATCATAGCTATTGCGTGGTGTCGTCTCTATCTGGGGGTTCATTTTCCCAGTGACATTCTCGCAGGTTGGATGGTTTCATTAGGTTGGACAATTGGTGTCAGTCTAATTATCAATCCGTATACAACTATAGCCAAATCTGTAGATGGCGAACGTCCTAAAGATGAAACTACTTTACTCCCTGAAGAAATAAAGTTGATAAATGAGGATTAA
- a CDS encoding alpha/beta fold hydrolase yields the protein MKLQNLLLAVTTAIASFGFSVAAKAETIQANCVIYSKVEIGKVDTVPCTFSQLRRGIVTIQLSNGKYYFLQSLGKRPGSYLDQKSRVVYRQDALGSKGQIYQFPDESIYVYWITRASTQSQSIRLTPSQTPSTQTADPPIQSASGFAEQPSPPSSLYRTTQIPCPVAVAPEEIDGKTTICGILTVPENYSQPNGRKVEITYTIFKSKSLSPQPDPLLVLHGGPGGSDITALGVFPQFYEPQRQIRDVILFDQRGSRFSGDLACSPTFIALDTLAKNSNSEWRNKIAEFTKKFAASLKKDESDDVSDLAEMLSYYKVCSELLQVHGFDLNQYNTVNNATDAINLATALGYEKVNLYGISYGTYLALRIMRDYPQRLRSVVLDSTIPPQVKKYEVAPRDLEVVMLNLIEDCQKDTACNAAYPNLKARTIALLKTLAKKPIAIAGTDKAVSVADFASLIESVNIDLDARKAAYIPLIVSELERGITTTYTGVVSGKIFPTPPTKPIPIGRSQELLAKADELREQAHKLLTETANLAQANRPSQKWVQQVLTTIETLPEKERPDARANLYGVGFQTQKPRDRSVLITSITEIFPENKRQPLIQALQAMSNTEIRHVYESIGTIFRSGIKIDDVVAEGVFRSFDCQDFVPPSNKDRTLATFEALEMPGLGLNRAIASRQAYAICQIWSVKPALKRDREIVKSSIPTLIFQDRYDTETNTDVGKQVLAGLTNGTLIQFPNFGHGALIFSQCARDVGAAFVMNPTSSPNAACREALKTKFVLPATSSK from the coding sequence ATGAAGCTTCAAAATTTACTTTTAGCAGTCACAACCGCGATCGCTTCATTTGGTTTCTCTGTAGCCGCGAAAGCAGAGACGATACAGGCGAATTGTGTTATCTATTCAAAAGTGGAAATTGGCAAGGTGGATACTGTACCCTGCACCTTTTCACAACTACGACGAGGCATAGTGACCATTCAACTCAGCAATGGCAAATACTATTTTTTACAGTCGCTCGGTAAACGCCCCGGAAGCTATCTCGATCAAAAGAGTCGAGTAGTCTACCGACAAGATGCACTCGGCAGCAAAGGTCAAATCTATCAATTTCCTGATGAATCGATCTACGTCTACTGGATTACTCGTGCATCTACTCAATCCCAATCGATTCGCCTCACCCCTTCACAAACGCCAAGTACACAGACGGCCGATCCACCGATTCAATCTGCCTCTGGATTTGCCGAGCAACCTTCGCCGCCATCATCTCTCTACCGCACCACTCAAATCCCTTGCCCCGTTGCTGTTGCGCCAGAAGAAATCGACGGTAAAACGACGATCTGTGGCATTCTCACCGTTCCCGAAAACTATAGCCAACCCAACGGACGCAAAGTTGAAATTACTTACACCATTTTTAAGAGCAAGAGTCTTTCACCCCAGCCCGATCCCCTCTTAGTTTTACATGGAGGCCCGGGCGGCAGCGATATAACGGCTCTAGGAGTATTCCCTCAATTTTATGAACCTCAGCGTCAGATCCGTGACGTGATTCTATTCGATCAGCGCGGCTCTCGATTTTCAGGCGATCTGGCTTGTTCTCCCACCTTCATTGCATTGGATACGCTGGCTAAAAATTCCAACAGCGAATGGCGCAACAAGATTGCTGAATTTACTAAAAAATTTGCTGCCAGTCTCAAAAAGGATGAGTCTGACGATGTGTCTGACCTTGCTGAGATGCTCTCATATTACAAAGTCTGCTCTGAGTTACTACAGGTACACGGCTTCGATCTCAATCAGTACAACACTGTTAACAATGCCACAGATGCGATCAATCTTGCGACAGCCTTGGGTTATGAAAAGGTCAATCTCTACGGTATTTCTTACGGTACTTATCTAGCATTGCGAATCATGCGCGACTATCCGCAACGTCTGCGGAGTGTCGTGCTGGATTCCACGATTCCCCCTCAAGTGAAAAAGTACGAAGTTGCACCGAGGGATTTGGAAGTGGTAATGCTGAATTTGATTGAAGACTGTCAGAAGGACACCGCCTGTAATGCAGCGTATCCCAATCTCAAAGCACGCACGATCGCACTGCTAAAAACACTTGCAAAGAAGCCCATTGCGATCGCGGGAACTGATAAAGCAGTGTCCGTGGCAGATTTTGCTAGCTTAATTGAATCAGTGAATATCGATCTAGATGCACGGAAAGCTGCTTACATTCCATTGATCGTGTCGGAATTAGAACGAGGCATCACTACGACTTATACAGGTGTTGTGTCAGGCAAGATTTTCCCGACGCCCCCAACTAAGCCGATTCCGATTGGTCGTTCACAAGAACTTCTTGCCAAAGCGGATGAGTTGCGAGAACAAGCCCACAAACTTTTGACCGAAACTGCCAACTTAGCCCAAGCCAATCGTCCCTCTCAGAAATGGGTACAGCAGGTACTGACGACGATCGAAACCCTGCCCGAAAAAGAACGCCCCGATGCGAGAGCTAATCTTTATGGCGTGGGCTTTCAAACTCAAAAACCGCGCGATCGTAGTGTTTTAATCACCTCCATCACTGAAATCTTCCCAGAAAACAAGAGACAGCCGCTGATTCAAGCTTTGCAGGCGATGTCAAATACAGAAATCCGTCATGTTTATGAATCGATTGGGACTATTTTCCGCTCTGGCATAAAGATTGATGACGTGGTGGCTGAGGGTGTGTTTAGAAGCTTCGATTGTCAAGATTTCGTCCCTCCTAGCAATAAGGATCGGACGCTGGCAACCTTTGAAGCACTGGAGATGCCTGGTTTGGGACTAAATCGAGCGATTGCTTCTCGCCAAGCCTACGCCATCTGTCAAATCTGGTCTGTTAAGCCTGCTTTGAAGCGCGATCGCGAAATTGTAAAAAGCAGCATTCCTACCCTGATTTTCCAAGATCGCTATGATACTGAAACAAATACAGATGTGGGCAAACAGGTATTAGCAGGATTAACAAATGGCACATTAATACAATTTCCCAATTTCGGACATGGCGCTCTTATATTTTCGCAATGTGCTAGAGATGTAGGAGCCGCATTTGTGATGAATCCCACTTCATCTCCCAATGCAGCGTGCAGGGAAGCTTTGAAAACCAAGTTCGTGCTGCCTGCAACTTCCTCAAAGTAG
- a CDS encoding mechanosensitive ion channel family protein: MFLFNRFLHSIIRFVLVSVMTIAMVLGWSAIAHSQLPSLPTAASNDPHKPPSGVTRLGMYEIASVYSPLDRNLLFEIVSPTVFNRSQPPDGSLPVEVRAEEITQRLMRALDRTNKAKQTPLVSIAILNKDLILQLSDDQTTRPLRLVSVTEPDADYHGKTLEELAQEWQKILQAEVERINRLFSHKVLWQRIGQALQISIGLVLGSVVLWLLRRTLIRKQTALQVRHQEQKAAVKQGVVKRAEAETSTTIHTIEIGEKKTDADTIAHQRSQFLDTIQRQFSLKRQLGIYSLLTWLLFWAFILMWYIGIVVIMYRVPYLMRWWTDALARPLALLIIWFFISLVIRIGKILIDRLTDVWTTHSSLPLSETQRIALRAATVSGALKGLITFVFITLGILDFLKIFNLPTSSILAGGAVIGIAISLGSQSLIKDLVNGCLILMEDQFAVGDVIEIGDKSGLVENLNLRVTQLRNNEGKLITIPNSNIMNVSNLTRLWSRVDFSIVVAYENDPKQVLEILKQVCKQLYSEVEWRDRLPESPQVLGIDDLSHTGMLVRVWIKTAPMEQWSVGREFRLRVRQAFEANNIQMNAN; the protein is encoded by the coding sequence ATGTTCCTGTTTAATCGCTTCCTCCATTCAATAATTCGGTTTGTGCTAGTCAGTGTGATGACGATCGCAATGGTGCTTGGTTGGAGTGCGATCGCTCACAGTCAACTACCTTCTTTACCTACCGCAGCCTCCAACGATCCGCATAAGCCACCTAGTGGTGTTACCCGCCTCGGTATGTATGAAATTGCGTCTGTGTATTCACCCTTAGACAGAAACTTATTGTTTGAGATTGTCTCTCCCACTGTTTTTAATCGTAGCCAACCGCCAGATGGATCTCTTCCAGTAGAGGTACGTGCCGAAGAAATAACACAACGGCTCATGCGAGCGCTCGACCGAACTAACAAAGCTAAACAAACTCCTCTGGTTTCTATTGCCATTCTGAATAAAGATTTAATCCTCCAGTTGAGTGACGATCAAACGACCCGTCCTTTAAGGCTGGTGAGTGTAACAGAGCCAGATGCTGACTACCACGGGAAAACTCTGGAGGAATTGGCGCAGGAGTGGCAAAAAATATTACAAGCAGAAGTGGAACGCATTAATAGACTCTTCTCGCATAAGGTATTGTGGCAACGGATTGGGCAGGCACTGCAAATCAGCATCGGCTTAGTGTTGGGGAGTGTTGTGTTGTGGTTACTGCGGCGAACTTTAATTCGCAAACAGACAGCATTGCAAGTTCGCCATCAAGAGCAGAAAGCTGCGGTAAAACAGGGTGTGGTCAAGCGAGCTGAGGCAGAAACATCCACAACTATTCACACAATAGAGATCGGCGAAAAGAAAACAGATGCAGACACGATCGCCCATCAGCGATCGCAGTTTCTAGACACGATCCAGCGACAGTTCAGCCTCAAGCGCCAACTGGGGATTTATTCTCTGCTGACATGGCTACTGTTTTGGGCATTTATTCTGATGTGGTACATCGGGATTGTGGTCATCATGTATCGCGTCCCCTACCTCATGAGATGGTGGACGGACGCTTTAGCCAGGCCCCTGGCGCTACTGATTATTTGGTTTTTCATCAGTCTTGTTATTCGGATCGGCAAAATCTTAATTGACCGCCTCACTGATGTCTGGACAACCCATTCCTCTCTCCCTTTGAGTGAAACTCAACGGATTGCGCTACGAGCTGCAACAGTTTCCGGGGCACTCAAAGGATTAATCACTTTTGTTTTCATCACCTTGGGTATCTTGGATTTTCTAAAAATATTTAATCTGCCTACCAGTTCAATTTTGGCAGGGGGCGCTGTCATCGGTATCGCCATTTCTCTTGGTTCCCAAAGTCTGATTAAAGATTTAGTCAATGGCTGCTTGATTTTGATGGAGGATCAATTTGCTGTGGGAGATGTAATTGAGATTGGGGATAAAAGCGGACTGGTGGAAAATCTCAACCTGCGGGTGACTCAACTACGGAATAACGAAGGTAAACTAATTACCATTCCCAATAGCAATATCATGAATGTCAGCAATCTAACCCGTCTCTGGTCGCGGGTAGACTTTTCTATTGTAGTGGCGTATGAAAACGACCCCAAGCAGGTTTTAGAGATTCTCAAGCAAGTATGCAAACAATTGTATAGCGAAGTAGAATGGCGCGATCGCCTGCCAGAATCGCCCCAAGTGTTGGGGATTGATGACCTATCCCACACAGGTATGTTAGTGCGCGTCTGGATTAAAACCGCACCTATGGAACAATGGAGCGTTGGGCGAGAGTTTCGTCTACGGGTACGGCAAGCCTTTGAAGCCAACAATATTCAGATGAATGCAAATTGA
- a CDS encoding DUF58 domain-containing protein: MVPSKRVYLLLVLGIAIAPILSLFLIVRATIAITVLFNAIIFGLMVVDGLRVRRSRVQISRELPSRLSIGRDNPVVLKVTSPNNDTQIEIRDYYPTGFGVSAPALSAIVPSNSTEELTYTVHPTQRGEFPWGNIQVRQLGLWGLAWDDWQIPQSLPVKVYPDLVGLRSLTIRLTLQSSGSMRQSRKTGIGTEFAELRNYRTGDDLRFIDWKATARRVGAYGNAMPLVRVLEPEQEQTLLILLDRGRLMTAKVQNLQRFDWGLNATLFLALAGLHRGDRVGIGVFDRQMHTWIPPERGQHHLNQLIDRLTPIQPVLFESDYLGAVTNVLQRQTRRALVVVITDLVDVTASTELLAALSKLAPRYLPFCVTLRDPQVDRLAHTFTDDVASAYTRAVALDLLMQRQVAYAQLKQKGVLVLDAPANQIADQLVERYLQLKARNQL; this comes from the coding sequence ATGGTTCCTTCCAAACGAGTTTATTTATTATTGGTTTTGGGTATTGCGATCGCCCCGATCCTATCCTTATTTCTGATTGTTAGAGCAACCATCGCTATCACTGTGCTATTTAATGCCATCATTTTCGGACTGATGGTTGTAGATGGTTTGCGGGTGCGGCGTTCTCGTGTGCAAATTAGCCGCGAATTACCGTCACGATTATCGATTGGGCGAGATAATCCTGTAGTGCTAAAGGTGACATCGCCAAATAACGACACCCAAATTGAAATCCGCGACTATTACCCAACAGGATTTGGCGTGTCTGCACCTGCACTCAGCGCCATTGTTCCCAGTAACAGCACTGAGGAATTAACGTATACCGTCCACCCGACACAGCGGGGAGAGTTTCCTTGGGGAAATATTCAAGTCCGACAGTTGGGGCTTTGGGGATTAGCTTGGGATGATTGGCAAATTCCCCAAAGTCTGCCAGTAAAAGTTTATCCTGATTTAGTGGGATTGCGATCGCTGACCATTCGTCTGACACTGCAATCATCGGGATCGATGCGCCAATCTCGCAAAACTGGTATTGGTACAGAGTTTGCCGAATTGCGAAACTATCGCACAGGTGACGATTTGCGGTTTATTGATTGGAAAGCTACCGCCCGTCGGGTTGGGGCTTATGGTAATGCTATGCCACTGGTGAGGGTTTTGGAACCAGAACAGGAACAAACGTTACTGATTTTACTCGATCGCGGACGGCTGATGACGGCAAAAGTACAGAATTTGCAGCGATTTGACTGGGGATTGAATGCAACTTTATTCTTAGCTTTGGCAGGTTTACATCGAGGCGATCGCGTGGGTATTGGTGTATTTGACCGCCAAATGCATACGTGGATTCCCCCAGAACGCGGTCAACATCATTTGAATCAGCTAATCGATCGCTTAACTCCAATTCAACCAGTGTTATTTGAATCTGATTATTTGGGGGCGGTGACAAATGTTTTGCAGCGACAAACTCGGAGGGCGCTGGTGGTAGTGATTACTGACTTAGTTGATGTTACTGCCTCTACAGAACTCCTAGCTGCACTCTCCAAGCTAGCACCCCGCTACCTTCCATTTTGCGTGACTTTGCGAGATCCACAAGTCGATCGTCTAGCACACACCTTTACAGATGATGTCGCAAGTGCCTACACCCGTGCAGTAGCACTAGATTTATTAATGCAACGACAAGTGGCTTATGCCCAACTAAAACAAAAAGGTGTATTAGTGTTAGACGCGCCAGCAAATCAAATTGCCGATCAGTTGGTTGAGCGATATCTGCAACTCAAAGCGCGAAATCAACTTTAG
- a CDS encoding GNAT family N-acetyltransferase, with protein MLKIIQVETDKHNSHIQEVFWEYFNETKLIFSHKFGINLNINTFFEQYMTQLHEFLPPSGRLLLGQYEEKIAGCACLRKIGEDMGEIKRMYVRPEFCRKGTGRSLLEVIINEAAYIGYSKIRLDSAPFAKEAQALYHIFGFHNIEPYLEKTEISLEHRANWVFMELVLK; from the coding sequence TTGCTTAAAATTATCCAGGTAGAGACTGATAAACATAACTCTCATATCCAGGAAGTGTTTTGGGAATATTTTAATGAGACTAAGTTAATATTCAGCCATAAATTCGGCATCAATTTAAATATTAATACATTCTTTGAACAATATATGACTCAACTCCACGAATTTCTACCCCCTTCAGGGCGCTTGCTTTTGGGACAATATGAGGAAAAAATAGCTGGCTGCGCTTGCTTGCGAAAGATTGGTGAAGATATGGGCGAAATTAAAAGAATGTATGTAAGACCAGAATTTTGCAGAAAAGGAACCGGTCGGTCTTTATTAGAAGTTATCATCAATGAAGCTGCCTACATTGGTTACTCCAAAATACGTTTAGACAGCGCCCCTTTTGCAAAGGAAGCACAGGCACTTTATCATATATTTGGCTTTCATAATATCGAGCCGTATTTGGAAAAAACAGAGATTTCTCTGGAACATCGAGCAAACTGGGTTTTTATGGAATTAGTTTTAAAATGA
- a CDS encoding HlyD family secretion protein: MAQTVSKYTESLPAPVEPTKQHRTKAVPLMLAMVTIAGIGYLFWSLQPQPRTDILKVSGRIEGYETKIGVKHSGRIESIAVREGAAVKKGQKLIGLDNSNDQLLQGQLQSANAQVASALSDEQQARSDVERVQGEIEEVNSQILEAQLNLQQSRGDTVGQVNQAQANTAAAKAQVVQAQAVLKQAAAEVKLAKINRDRYIKLLNDGAVTQQQSDQTQTTFDTAIATLQARQAAVNAASEQLSATQAALTQAQSTGFNPGIRNAQLEALRRKHAQTSAQMKSAWAQVKSAQAKVKVALASKQQLITQIQDSNKDLNVLSPLNGVVTARSVEPGAVVDSQTNILSVIDPYTIYLRGFIPEGDIGKVRQGQVAKILLDSAPNKPLRGKVIAIDAQASFTPENIYFQKDRVRQVVGIRISVENPASCFNPKQPYTGADLPCAKIGMPADAEILLKGK, translated from the coding sequence ATGGCTCAGACTGTCTCTAAATACACAGAAAGTCTTCCTGCTCCAGTAGAACCAACAAAGCAGCACCGCACCAAAGCGGTTCCTTTGATGTTGGCAATGGTGACGATCGCAGGTATTGGTTATCTATTTTGGAGCTTACAGCCGCAACCGAGAACAGACATACTCAAGGTAAGTGGACGCATTGAAGGTTATGAGACTAAAATTGGCGTCAAGCATTCGGGACGAATTGAGTCGATTGCAGTACGCGAAGGGGCTGCGGTTAAAAAGGGTCAGAAGTTAATTGGGTTAGATAACAGCAACGACCAACTCCTACAAGGACAACTGCAATCTGCAAACGCACAGGTTGCGTCTGCTCTATCTGACGAACAACAGGCTCGTTCAGATGTAGAACGGGTACAGGGTGAGATAGAAGAAGTCAACAGCCAAATCCTTGAAGCCCAACTTAACTTACAGCAATCGCGAGGTGATACGGTAGGTCAGGTTAATCAAGCACAAGCGAACACTGCGGCAGCTAAAGCGCAAGTGGTACAAGCGCAGGCAGTACTCAAACAAGCCGCAGCAGAAGTTAAGCTAGCTAAAATAAATCGCGATCGCTATATTAAATTGCTCAATGATGGAGCAGTTACCCAACAGCAATCTGACCAAACACAAACTACCTTCGACACTGCGATCGCAACTTTACAGGCACGACAGGCAGCAGTAAATGCGGCTTCTGAGCAATTAAGTGCTACCCAAGCGGCGCTCACCCAAGCCCAATCAACCGGTTTCAACCCCGGTATTAGGAACGCCCAGTTAGAAGCCCTAAGAAGAAAGCACGCTCAAACATCCGCTCAAATGAAATCTGCTTGGGCGCAAGTTAAATCTGCTCAGGCAAAGGTGAAAGTTGCGTTGGCATCAAAACAACAACTCATTACCCAAATTCAAGATTCCAATAAAGACCTAAATGTTCTCAGTCCTCTAAACGGTGTTGTAACTGCCCGCAGTGTCGAACCAGGTGCGGTGGTGGATAGTCAAACGAACATTCTGTCAGTGATTGATCCCTATACGATTTATTTGAGGGGTTTTATTCCTGAAGGAGATATTGGCAAAGTGCGCCAAGGACAGGTAGCAAAAATCTTATTAGATTCTGCGCCTAATAAACCCCTCCGAGGTAAAGTAATTGCCATCGATGCCCAAGCCTCGTTTACACCTGAGAATATCTATTTTCAGAAGGATCGGGTCAGACAAGTTGTCGGTATTCGCATAAGTGTTGAAAACCCTGCGAGCTGCTTTAACCCCAAACAACCCTACACTGGTGCAGATTTACCCTGTGCCAAGATTGGGATGCCAGCTGATGCAGAGATTCTATTGAAGGGTAAATAA
- a CDS encoding ATP-binding cassette domain-containing protein translates to MDRKVTSGAQILPQTPSLATQSIYIRGLHKHYGRLAAVRGIDLTVQQGEMFGLIGPDGAGKTTTFHILGGVMEPTAGEVQIFGQLARDARSITGYLTQQFSLYLDLNINENLRYAAGLRQVPDDLFWTRRNHLLRLMNLEQFAKRQAGQLSGGMKQKLALCCVLISQPQVLLLDEPTTGVDPVSRREFWDVLAQLSAGGMTIVVATPYLDEAERCDRVALMYEGQIQKIGTPAALRSSLALHRLEVHTSNLQLSEQVLLQTAQANIVDVQTFGDRLDVLVKDITLGRRQVQELLQQQQLSFSIESNSPTLENVFVTHLRQQGLAAQFFPFPRAKATNQQWKVENYKLTVAAKDREINPSSSSIAIYAHNLNRFFGNFQAVKSVNLEVRHGEIFGLLGANGSGKTTTIKMLCGLLKASGGVISLGGETSNLRSTELRRRIGYMSQKFTLYDDLTILENLEFYCGVYGVPRKLRQEKIDWVIAICGLKGQEKMLTGQLPGGWKQRVAFGASVMHEPDILFLDEPTSGVDPLARRQFWKLINDFARNGTAILVTTHYLEEAEQCNRMSFMVAGETVISGSSSSIKASQPGQLIEVIVNQNQAAADLLKQHLDPWRVSIFADSLHIVLDDPDRELPQLLKLIESAQITISRVRPISFSLEDAFIGIVQRSQN, encoded by the coding sequence ATGGATCGCAAAGTCACAAGTGGCGCTCAAATTTTACCCCAAACCCCAAGTCTTGCAACCCAAAGTATTTACATTCGAGGCTTGCACAAGCACTATGGTCGTTTAGCCGCAGTCCGGGGGATTGATTTGACAGTACAGCAGGGTGAGATGTTTGGGCTGATTGGCCCTGATGGTGCAGGGAAAACTACAACCTTTCATATTCTCGGTGGCGTGATGGAACCCACCGCCGGAGAAGTGCAGATATTTGGTCAGCTTGCACGGGATGCTCGCTCAATAACGGGGTATTTGACGCAGCAGTTTTCTCTGTATTTGGATCTCAACATTAATGAAAATTTACGTTATGCAGCTGGCTTGCGACAAGTGCCAGATGATTTATTTTGGACACGTCGCAATCACTTGCTACGCTTGATGAACTTAGAGCAGTTTGCAAAGAGGCAGGCTGGACAACTCTCAGGCGGTATGAAACAAAAATTAGCACTTTGCTGTGTTTTAATTTCACAGCCCCAAGTCTTGTTACTGGATGAACCTACCACAGGTGTTGACCCGGTTTCACGGCGAGAGTTTTGGGATGTGCTAGCGCAATTATCAGCAGGAGGTATGACCATTGTCGTTGCTACACCTTACTTGGATGAAGCAGAACGCTGCGATCGCGTAGCTTTGATGTATGAAGGTCAAATTCAAAAAATTGGTACTCCTGCTGCTTTACGCTCCAGTTTAGCCTTACATCGCCTAGAAGTTCATACCTCAAATCTGCAATTAAGCGAGCAAGTATTATTACAGACAGCACAAGCAAACATTGTAGATGTGCAAACATTTGGCGATCGCCTTGATGTTCTTGTCAAGGATATAACTTTAGGTCGTAGACAGGTGCAGGAGTTGCTGCAACAGCAACAATTATCATTTAGTATTGAGTCTAATAGCCCCACATTAGAAAACGTCTTCGTTACCCATTTACGGCAACAGGGGTTAGCAGCGCAATTTTTTCCATTTCCGAGAGCTAAAGCAACCAACCAGCAATGGAAAGTGGAGAACTACAAGTTAACTGTAGCAGCAAAAGATAGAGAAATTAATCCTAGTTCCTCATCGATTGCCATATACGCTCATAACCTCAACCGCTTTTTTGGCAATTTTCAAGCAGTCAAAAGTGTCAATCTTGAGGTACGCCACGGTGAAATCTTCGGACTCTTAGGTGCGAATGGATCTGGGAAAACCACCACAATTAAAATGTTGTGTGGATTGCTTAAAGCCAGTGGTGGTGTCATTTCTCTTGGGGGCGAAACAAGCAACCTGCGTAGTACTGAATTGCGGCGGCGTATTGGTTACATGAGCCAGAAATTCACCCTTTACGATGACCTAACAATTTTAGAAAATCTGGAGTTTTATTGCGGTGTTTATGGTGTACCCCGCAAGCTACGCCAGGAGAAAATTGATTGGGTGATTGCCATTTGTGGGTTAAAAGGACAGGAAAAGATGCTTACCGGACAGCTACCGGGTGGTTGGAAGCAGCGAGTTGCTTTTGGTGCTTCGGTAATGCACGAACCAGATATTTTATTCCTTGATGAGCCAACATCAGGGGTCGATCCGCTTGCACGCCGTCAGTTTTGGAAGTTGATTAATGACTTTGCCCGTAACGGGACAGCTATTTTAGTAACCACGCACTACCTTGAAGAAGCTGAACAGTGTAATCGTATGAGTTTTATGGTTGCGGGAGAAACCGTCATCTCTGGTTCTTCCAGTTCGATTAAAGCCAGTCAACCAGGACAACTTATAGAGGTTATTGTCAACCAAAACCAAGCTGCTGCCGATCTACTCAAACAACACCTCGATCCTTGGCGTGTCTCCATCTTTGCCGATAGTTTACACATTGTCCTTGACGACCCCGATCGAGAACTTCCTCAACTACTAAAACTTATAGAATCTGCTCAAATCACCATTTCCCGTGTGCGCCCCATTTCTTTTTCCCTAGAAGACGCTTTTATCGGTATAGTACAACGATCGCAAAACTAG